From one Xiphophorus hellerii strain 12219 chromosome 18, Xiphophorus_hellerii-4.1, whole genome shotgun sequence genomic stretch:
- the dvl3b gene encoding segment polarity protein dishevelled homolog DVL-3 isoform X3, translating to MAEETRVIYHLEDQETPYLIRIGVPAQRVTLADFKQVLNRPHAKFFFKSVDDDFGVVKEEISDDEARLPCVNGRVVCWVVSSDACPPDFRGSDTPSVATPSSLAPPPIERTGGIGDSRPPSFHAAAVSHDDLQGSEVKSPAPSSEKQRRRGGHLNGHVHQAADHKGAGPAGGGDSSSNQQSSELETTSFCSSEEDSGGRFSQSTGQSSSSPRLIRRQRRRHRKPKTPRMEKSASFSSVTDSTMSLNIITVTLNMERYNFLGISIVGQSNDRGDGGIYIGSIMKGGAVAADGRIEPGDMLLQVNDINFENMSNDDAVRVLREIVHQPGSVTLTVAKCWDPNPRSCFTLPRSEPVRPIDPAAWVSHTAAMTGKLPPHYSVHEENHLNIHSDMTVVVKAMANPESGLEVRDRMWLKITIPNAFIGSDVVDWLHRNIEGFTDRREARKYAGNLLKAGFIRHTVNKVTFSEQCYYVFGDLCGDLAAMSLLDHEDGSSREVGGGTDCDPPAFPYQYPVPHPYSSPHPLQQLPACGAGGGRSHHSEGSRSSQSDFSDDQEGKGGMQQESSNQEANAQHKMADCLSDGSAQEPPTSFSGSHGNKDMPTPSRGQHRDFSSIQPEISRQSFRLAMGNPSDLFVDVM from the exons ATGGCGGAGGAGACCCGGGTCATCTACCACCTGGAGGACCAGGAGACCCCCTACCTGATCCGGATCGGCGTGCCCGCGCAGCGCGTCACCCTGGCCGACTTCAAGCAGGTGCTGAACAGACCTCACGCCAAATTCTTCTTCAAGTCCGTGGATGATGACTTCGG GGTGGTGAAAGAAGAGATCAGTGATGATGAAGCTCGGCTGCCTTGTGTCAACGGACGGGTCGTCTGTTGG GTGGTGTCTTCAGACGCCTGTCCTCCGGACTTCAGGGGGTCGGACACTCCCTCTGTGGCCACGCCCTCCAGCTTGGCTCCGCCCCCCATCGAGAGGACCGGCGGCATCGGCGACTCCAGACCGCCGTCCTTCCA CGCTGCGGCCGTCTCCCACGATGACCtgcaggggtcagaggtcaaatcGCCCGCTCCATCTTCAGAGAAGCAGCGGCGGAGAG GAGGCCACTTGAACGGACACGTCCACCAGGCGGCCGACCACAAGGGGGCGGGGCCAGCCGGCGGCGGCGACAGCTCGTCCAATCAGCAGAGCAGCGAGTTAGAGACGACCAGCTTTTGCTCGTCTGAGGAAGACTCTGGAGGAAG GTTCAGCCAATCAACAGGCCAGAGCAGCTCCTCGCCGAGACTCATCAGGCGACAGCGGCGCCGCCACCGAAAACCAAAAACTCCACGGATGGAAAAg TCGGCGTCTTTCAGCAGCGTCACTGACTCCACCATGTCGCTCAACATCATCACTGTAACCCTCAACATGG AGAGGTATAACTTTCTGGGCATCAGCATCGTTGGTCAGAGTAACGACAGAGGAGACGGAGGGATTTACATCGGCTCCATCATGAAGGGAGGAGCAGTTGCAGCAGATGGCCGCATAGAGCCTGGAGACATGCTGCTGCAG GTGAACGATATCAACTTCGAGAACATGAGTAATGACGACGCAGTCCGGGTTCTGAGAGAGATCGTCCACCAGCCGGG TTCGGTGACATTAACTGTGGCAAAGTGTTGGGATCCAAACCCACGAAGTTGCTTCACGCTGCCCAGAA GTGAACCGGTCCGCCCCATCGACCCGGCTGCCTGGGTGTCTCACACGGCCGCCATGACCGGGAAACTCCCCCCACACTACA GCGTGCATGAAGAAAACCACCTCAACATCCACAGTGACATGACGGTGGTCGTCAAGGCGATGGCCAATCCAGAGTCAGGGCTGGAGGTTCGAGACAGGATGTGGCTGAAGATCACCATCCCCAACGCTTTCATTG GTTCGGACGTGGTGGACTGGCTCCACCGTAACATAGAAGGTTTTACCGACCGGCGCGAAGCTCGTAAATACGCCGGAAACCTGCTGAAAGCCGGATTCATCCGACACACCGTCAACAAGGTCACCTTCTCAGAGCAGTGCTACTACGTGTTCGGAGACCTGTGTGGAG ATCTGGCTGCCATGTCTCTGCTCGACCACGAAGACGGATCCTCTCGCGAAGTAGGAGGAGGAACTGACTGCGACCCCCCAGCCTTCCCCTACCAGTACCCCGTCCCTCACCCCTACAGCTCGCCCCACCCGCTGCAGCAGCTGCCGGCCTGTGGGGCAGGAGGAGGCAGGAGTCATCACAGCGAAG GAAGTCGCAGTAGCCAATCGGACTTCAGCGATGATCAGGAGGGAAAAGGAGGAATGCAGCAGGAATCTTCCAACCAGGAAGCGAACGCTCAGCACAAGATGGCCGACTGTCTGAGTGATGGCAGCGCTCAGGAACCGCCCACCTCCTTCTCCGGTTCCCATGGCAACAAAGACATGCCAACACCGTCTCGAGGTCAGCACCGCGACTTTTCATCGATCCAGCCTGAAATTTCTCGACAGTCCTTCCGCCTGGCCATGGGAAACCCCAGCGACCTCTTTGTAGATGTCATGTGA
- the dvl3b gene encoding segment polarity protein dishevelled homolog DVL-3 isoform X2, producing MAEETRVIYHLEDQETPYLIRIGVPAQRVTLADFKQVLNRPHAKFFFKSVDDDFGVVKEEISDDEARLPCVNGRVVCWVVSSDACPPDFRGSDTPSVATPSSLAPPPIERTGGIGDSRPPSFHAAAVSHDDLQGSEVKSPAPSSEKQRRRGGHLNGHVHQAADHKGAGPAGGGDSSSNQQSSELETTSFCSSEEDSGGRFSQSTGQSSSSPRLIRRQRRRHRKPKTPRMEKSASFSSVTDSTMSLNIITVTLNMERYNFLGISIVGQSNDRGDGGIYIGSIMKGGAVAADGRIEPGDMLLQVNDINFENMSNDDAVRVLREIVHQPGSVTLTVAKCWDPNPRSCFTLPRTGEPVRPIDPAAWVSHTAAMTGKLPPHYSVHEENHLNIHSDMTVVVKAMANPESGLEVRDRMWLKITIPNAFIGSDVVDWLHRNIEGFTDRREARKYAGNLLKAGFIRHTVNKVTFSEQCYYVFGDLCGDLAAMSLLDHEDGSSREVGGGTDCDPPAFPYQYPVPHPYSSPHPLQQLPACGAGGGRSHHSEGSRSSQSDFSDDQEGKGGMQQESSNQEANAQHKMADCLSDGSAQEPPTSFSGSHGNKDMPTPSRGQHRDFSSIQPEISRQSFRLAMGNPSDLFVDVM from the exons ATGGCGGAGGAGACCCGGGTCATCTACCACCTGGAGGACCAGGAGACCCCCTACCTGATCCGGATCGGCGTGCCCGCGCAGCGCGTCACCCTGGCCGACTTCAAGCAGGTGCTGAACAGACCTCACGCCAAATTCTTCTTCAAGTCCGTGGATGATGACTTCGG GGTGGTGAAAGAAGAGATCAGTGATGATGAAGCTCGGCTGCCTTGTGTCAACGGACGGGTCGTCTGTTGG GTGGTGTCTTCAGACGCCTGTCCTCCGGACTTCAGGGGGTCGGACACTCCCTCTGTGGCCACGCCCTCCAGCTTGGCTCCGCCCCCCATCGAGAGGACCGGCGGCATCGGCGACTCCAGACCGCCGTCCTTCCA CGCTGCGGCCGTCTCCCACGATGACCtgcaggggtcagaggtcaaatcGCCCGCTCCATCTTCAGAGAAGCAGCGGCGGAGAG GAGGCCACTTGAACGGACACGTCCACCAGGCGGCCGACCACAAGGGGGCGGGGCCAGCCGGCGGCGGCGACAGCTCGTCCAATCAGCAGAGCAGCGAGTTAGAGACGACCAGCTTTTGCTCGTCTGAGGAAGACTCTGGAGGAAG GTTCAGCCAATCAACAGGCCAGAGCAGCTCCTCGCCGAGACTCATCAGGCGACAGCGGCGCCGCCACCGAAAACCAAAAACTCCACGGATGGAAAAg TCGGCGTCTTTCAGCAGCGTCACTGACTCCACCATGTCGCTCAACATCATCACTGTAACCCTCAACATGG AGAGGTATAACTTTCTGGGCATCAGCATCGTTGGTCAGAGTAACGACAGAGGAGACGGAGGGATTTACATCGGCTCCATCATGAAGGGAGGAGCAGTTGCAGCAGATGGCCGCATAGAGCCTGGAGACATGCTGCTGCAG GTGAACGATATCAACTTCGAGAACATGAGTAATGACGACGCAGTCCGGGTTCTGAGAGAGATCGTCCACCAGCCGGG TTCGGTGACATTAACTGTGGCAAAGTGTTGGGATCCAAACCCACGAAGTTGCTTCACGCTGCCCAGAA CAGGTGAACCGGTCCGCCCCATCGACCCGGCTGCCTGGGTGTCTCACACGGCCGCCATGACCGGGAAACTCCCCCCACACTACA GCGTGCATGAAGAAAACCACCTCAACATCCACAGTGACATGACGGTGGTCGTCAAGGCGATGGCCAATCCAGAGTCAGGGCTGGAGGTTCGAGACAGGATGTGGCTGAAGATCACCATCCCCAACGCTTTCATTG GTTCGGACGTGGTGGACTGGCTCCACCGTAACATAGAAGGTTTTACCGACCGGCGCGAAGCTCGTAAATACGCCGGAAACCTGCTGAAAGCCGGATTCATCCGACACACCGTCAACAAGGTCACCTTCTCAGAGCAGTGCTACTACGTGTTCGGAGACCTGTGTGGAG ATCTGGCTGCCATGTCTCTGCTCGACCACGAAGACGGATCCTCTCGCGAAGTAGGAGGAGGAACTGACTGCGACCCCCCAGCCTTCCCCTACCAGTACCCCGTCCCTCACCCCTACAGCTCGCCCCACCCGCTGCAGCAGCTGCCGGCCTGTGGGGCAGGAGGAGGCAGGAGTCATCACAGCGAAG GAAGTCGCAGTAGCCAATCGGACTTCAGCGATGATCAGGAGGGAAAAGGAGGAATGCAGCAGGAATCTTCCAACCAGGAAGCGAACGCTCAGCACAAGATGGCCGACTGTCTGAGTGATGGCAGCGCTCAGGAACCGCCCACCTCCTTCTCCGGTTCCCATGGCAACAAAGACATGCCAACACCGTCTCGAGGTCAGCACCGCGACTTTTCATCGATCCAGCCTGAAATTTCTCGACAGTCCTTCCGCCTGGCCATGGGAAACCCCAGCGACCTCTTTGTAGATGTCATGTGA
- the dvl3b gene encoding segment polarity protein dishevelled homolog DVL-3 isoform X1 — protein sequence MAEETRVIYHLEDQETPYLIRIGVPAQRVTLADFKQVLNRPHAKFFFKSVDDDFGVVKEEISDDEARLPCVNGRVVCWVVSSDACPPDFRGSDTPSVATPSSLAPPPIERTGGIGDSRPPSFHAAAVSHDDLQGSEVKSPAPSSEKQRRRGGHLNGHVHQAADHKGAGPAGGGDSSSNQQSSELETTSFCSSEEDSGGRFSQSTGQSSSSPRLIRRQRRRHRKPKTPRMEKSASFSSVTDSTMSLNIITVTLNMERYNFLGISIVGQSNDRGDGGIYIGSIMKGGAVAADGRIEPGDMLLQVNDINFENMSNDDAVRVLREIVHQPGSVTLTVAKCWDPNPRSCFTLPRSEPVRPIDPAAWVSHTAAMTGKLPPHYSTSQLCTSLLLLTSHLILTSCCSPGVHEENHLNIHSDMTVVVKAMANPESGLEVRDRMWLKITIPNAFIGSDVVDWLHRNIEGFTDRREARKYAGNLLKAGFIRHTVNKVTFSEQCYYVFGDLCGDLAAMSLLDHEDGSSREVGGGTDCDPPAFPYQYPVPHPYSSPHPLQQLPACGAGGGRSHHSEGSRSSQSDFSDDQEGKGGMQQESSNQEANAQHKMADCLSDGSAQEPPTSFSGSHGNKDMPTPSRGQHRDFSSIQPEISRQSFRLAMGNPSDLFVDVM from the exons ATGGCGGAGGAGACCCGGGTCATCTACCACCTGGAGGACCAGGAGACCCCCTACCTGATCCGGATCGGCGTGCCCGCGCAGCGCGTCACCCTGGCCGACTTCAAGCAGGTGCTGAACAGACCTCACGCCAAATTCTTCTTCAAGTCCGTGGATGATGACTTCGG GGTGGTGAAAGAAGAGATCAGTGATGATGAAGCTCGGCTGCCTTGTGTCAACGGACGGGTCGTCTGTTGG GTGGTGTCTTCAGACGCCTGTCCTCCGGACTTCAGGGGGTCGGACACTCCCTCTGTGGCCACGCCCTCCAGCTTGGCTCCGCCCCCCATCGAGAGGACCGGCGGCATCGGCGACTCCAGACCGCCGTCCTTCCA CGCTGCGGCCGTCTCCCACGATGACCtgcaggggtcagaggtcaaatcGCCCGCTCCATCTTCAGAGAAGCAGCGGCGGAGAG GAGGCCACTTGAACGGACACGTCCACCAGGCGGCCGACCACAAGGGGGCGGGGCCAGCCGGCGGCGGCGACAGCTCGTCCAATCAGCAGAGCAGCGAGTTAGAGACGACCAGCTTTTGCTCGTCTGAGGAAGACTCTGGAGGAAG GTTCAGCCAATCAACAGGCCAGAGCAGCTCCTCGCCGAGACTCATCAGGCGACAGCGGCGCCGCCACCGAAAACCAAAAACTCCACGGATGGAAAAg TCGGCGTCTTTCAGCAGCGTCACTGACTCCACCATGTCGCTCAACATCATCACTGTAACCCTCAACATGG AGAGGTATAACTTTCTGGGCATCAGCATCGTTGGTCAGAGTAACGACAGAGGAGACGGAGGGATTTACATCGGCTCCATCATGAAGGGAGGAGCAGTTGCAGCAGATGGCCGCATAGAGCCTGGAGACATGCTGCTGCAG GTGAACGATATCAACTTCGAGAACATGAGTAATGACGACGCAGTCCGGGTTCTGAGAGAGATCGTCCACCAGCCGGG TTCGGTGACATTAACTGTGGCAAAGTGTTGGGATCCAAACCCACGAAGTTGCTTCACGCTGCCCAGAA GTGAACCGGTCCGCCCCATCGACCCGGCTGCCTGGGTGTCTCACACGGCCGCCATGACCGGGAAACTCCCCCCACACTACAGTACGTCTCAACTCTGCACCTCTCTTCTGTTGTTAACCTCCCATCTCATTTTAACTTCCTGCTGTTCTCCAGGCGTGCATGAAGAAAACCACCTCAACATCCACAGTGACATGACGGTGGTCGTCAAGGCGATGGCCAATCCAGAGTCAGGGCTGGAGGTTCGAGACAGGATGTGGCTGAAGATCACCATCCCCAACGCTTTCATTG GTTCGGACGTGGTGGACTGGCTCCACCGTAACATAGAAGGTTTTACCGACCGGCGCGAAGCTCGTAAATACGCCGGAAACCTGCTGAAAGCCGGATTCATCCGACACACCGTCAACAAGGTCACCTTCTCAGAGCAGTGCTACTACGTGTTCGGAGACCTGTGTGGAG ATCTGGCTGCCATGTCTCTGCTCGACCACGAAGACGGATCCTCTCGCGAAGTAGGAGGAGGAACTGACTGCGACCCCCCAGCCTTCCCCTACCAGTACCCCGTCCCTCACCCCTACAGCTCGCCCCACCCGCTGCAGCAGCTGCCGGCCTGTGGGGCAGGAGGAGGCAGGAGTCATCACAGCGAAG GAAGTCGCAGTAGCCAATCGGACTTCAGCGATGATCAGGAGGGAAAAGGAGGAATGCAGCAGGAATCTTCCAACCAGGAAGCGAACGCTCAGCACAAGATGGCCGACTGTCTGAGTGATGGCAGCGCTCAGGAACCGCCCACCTCCTTCTCCGGTTCCCATGGCAACAAAGACATGCCAACACCGTCTCGAGGTCAGCACCGCGACTTTTCATCGATCCAGCCTGAAATTTCTCGACAGTCCTTCCGCCTGGCCATGGGAAACCCCAGCGACCTCTTTGTAGATGTCATGTGA